ACGACGTCAACATCATGGCGATCGGCGAGCGGCACGGCGGGGTGGCGCACTCGGTCGACGACTTCCTCTTCGTCAAGATCGGCACGGGCATCGGGTGCGGGATCTACCTCACCGGCGAGGTTTACCGGGGCACCGACGGCTGTGCCGGGGACATCGGCCACATCCAGGTCGACCCGCACGGGCCGGTCTGCTCCTGCGGCAACGCCGGCTGCCTGGAGGCGCTCTTCAGCGGCGCCGCGCTGGCCAAGGACGCCACCGCCGCCGCGCGGGCCGGCGCCTCGCCCGCGCTGGCCGAGCGGCTGGAGGCCAACGGCACGATCACCGCCCTCGACGTCGCCGCCGGGGCCGTGGAGGGGGACGTGGCCTGCATCCAGCTCATCCGCGAGGGCGGGCGGCGGGTCGGCGGGGTGCTCGCCGGGCTGGTCAGCTTCACCAACCCCTCGATGATCGTGATCGGTGGCGGGCTCGCCCAACTCGGGCACATCCTGCTCGCCGAGATCCGCAGCGTGGTCTACCGCCGCTCGCTGCCACTGGCGACCGGCAACCTGCCGGTGGTGCTCTCCGAGCTGGGCCCGCGCGCCGGCGTGGCCGGCGCCGCGGTGCTCGCCAGCGACCTGGCCTTCGGGGAGGCGGCGTGACCGAGCACGGAGACGGTGTTACCGAGCACGGAGGCGGCGTTACCGGCACCGGAGGCGACCCGACCCGCCAGGACGCCCCGCTGGTCGAGGCGCCGGCCGACGCGGTCGCGGGCGAGGTGGTGCTGCGCCTGACCGACGTGGTCAAGACCTTCCCCGGCGTACGCGCGCTGGACGGCGTGCAACTGGAGGTACGCGCGGGCGAGGTGCACTGCCTGCTCGGGCAGAACGGCGCCGGCAAGTCCACGCTGATCAAGGTGCTCGCCGGGGTGCACCGGCCGGACTCGGGGCGCGTCGAGTGGCGGGGCGAGCCGGTGAGCTTCGCCGCACCGCAGGCCGCGATGCGCGCCGGGATCGCCACCATCTACCAGGAACTCGACCTGGTCGAGGACCTCTCGGTGGCGGAGAACGCCTTCCTCGGTCACGAGCCGCGCCGCTTCGGGTTCATCCGCCGGGGCCACATGGCCCGCCGGACCCGCCAGATCCTCGGCCGGCTCGGCCACGCCGAGATCCCGCCGGGCCGGCTGGTCCGGGCGTTGCCGGCGGCCGGCAAGCAGGTGGTCAGCATGGCCCGCGCGCTCTCCCACGAGGCCCGGCTGCTCATCATGGACGAGCCGAGCGCGGTGCTCGCCCACGACGAGGTGGGCAACCTCTTCCGGATCATCCGCGAGCTGACCGCGCAGGGCATCGCGGTCATCTACATCTCGCACCGGCTGGAGGAGATCCGCGAGATCGGCGACCGGGTGACCGTGCTCAAGGACGGCCGCACCACGGCGGCGAACCTGCCCGCCCGGGAGACGCCGACCCGCGACCTGGTCTCCCGGATGACCGGCCGGACCATCGAGTACGTCTTCCCGGAGCGCCCCGCGCAGACCACGGTCGGCGAGGAACTGCTCCAGGTCGACGGGCTGACCCGCGCCGGTGAGTTCGCCGACGTCTCGCTCGCCGTCCGGGCCGGCGAGATCGTCGGCATCGCCGGGCTGGTCGGCTCCGGCCGCTCCGAACTGCTGGAGACGATCTACGGCGCGCGGCAGGCCGAGGCGGGCACCGTGCGGATGGCCGGCCGGGCGCTGCGCCCCGGCAGCGTCGGCGCGGCGGTGCGGGCCGGCATGGGCATGGCGCCCGAGGAGCGCAAAAGCCAGGCGCTGCTGCTCGGCGAGCCGATCTACCGGAACGTCACGCTGGCGGCCTTCGGCCGCTACGCCCGCTTCGGCTTCACCGACGCCGGCCGGGAGCGGGCGGAGGCGGACCGGATCGCCGAGAGCCTGGAGATGCGTCCCCGCGACGTCCGCCGGCCGGTTCGGACGCTCTCCGGCGGCAACCAGCAGAAGGTGGTGGTCGCGCGGTGGCTGCTCGGCGACACTCGGCTGCTGCTGCTGGACGAGCCCACCCGGGGGGTGGACGTGGGCGCCCGGGCCGAGCTGTACCAGGTGATCCGGCAGCTCGCCGCCGAAGGGGTCGGTGTGCTGCTGGTCTCCAGCGAGGTGCCCGAGGTGCTCGGCCTGGCCGACCGGGTGCTGGTGATGCGGGAGGGGCGGGTCGTCCGCACGGCCCCGGCCGGCGAACTCGACGAGAACACCGTGCTCGACCTCGTCATGGCGGGGTCCCTGATGGAAGGCGCACCGGCATGAGCGAGCGTCAGCGAGCGAATCATCGACGCAGTGCGGTGGTGCCTCATGGCGGCACGGAGCGAAGCGGAGTGCCGGCATGAGCGAGCGTCAGCCCACTGCCACGCGGCTGCCGGCGCAGTCGCCGCCGGTGGACCCGGCCGAGACCGAGGCGGTCGGGGACCGGGCGTTGACCCCGACGGCCGCCGCCGGCCGGCTCTCCTGGTGGCACGGGGACGGCGGCGACGGGGCGCGGCGCAACCTCGCCCTGATCGGGGTGCTGCTGGCGCTCTT
This is a stretch of genomic DNA from Micromonospora sp. WMMD1082. It encodes these proteins:
- a CDS encoding ROK family protein, which translates into the protein MHTADPLHVRLLRLLRDEGALSRAELADRLQMPRPRLLAELERLVGLGYVAEAGKAASRGGRRSTLVELSPHLRFAAVDLGASSIDVEVVNGRLEPVAAYAEAADIRSGPKATLQRVNELLHKARVDGVYERLDAVGVGVPGPVSFRDGVPVSPPIMPGWDRFPVRELLTREHGCPAVVDNDVNIMAIGERHGGVAHSVDDFLFVKIGTGIGCGIYLTGEVYRGTDGCAGDIGHIQVDPHGPVCSCGNAGCLEALFSGAALAKDATAAARAGASPALAERLEANGTITALDVAAGAVEGDVACIQLIREGGRRVGGVLAGLVSFTNPSMIVIGGGLAQLGHILLAEIRSVVYRRSLPLATGNLPVVLSELGPRAGVAGAAVLASDLAFGEAA
- a CDS encoding sugar ABC transporter ATP-binding protein, with translation MVLRLTDVVKTFPGVRALDGVQLEVRAGEVHCLLGQNGAGKSTLIKVLAGVHRPDSGRVEWRGEPVSFAAPQAAMRAGIATIYQELDLVEDLSVAENAFLGHEPRRFGFIRRGHMARRTRQILGRLGHAEIPPGRLVRALPAAGKQVVSMARALSHEARLLIMDEPSAVLAHDEVGNLFRIIRELTAQGIAVIYISHRLEEIREIGDRVTVLKDGRTTAANLPARETPTRDLVSRMTGRTIEYVFPERPAQTTVGEELLQVDGLTRAGEFADVSLAVRAGEIVGIAGLVGSGRSELLETIYGARQAEAGTVRMAGRALRPGSVGAAVRAGMGMAPEERKSQALLLGEPIYRNVTLAAFGRYARFGFTDAGRERAEADRIAESLEMRPRDVRRPVRTLSGGNQQKVVVARWLLGDTRLLLLDEPTRGVDVGARAELYQVIRQLAAEGVGVLLVSSEVPEVLGLADRVLVMREGRVVRTAPAGELDENTVLDLVMAGSLMEGAPA